The following is a genomic window from Verrucosispora sp. WMMD573.
CTCATCGGGCACAAGGGCACCCGGTTGTCCGGTGGGCAGCTGCAACGGCTGGCGCTGGCTCGGGCGCTGGCTCCACGTACCGAGCTGCTGGTGGCCGATGACGTCTCCTCCGCGCTGGACGTCACCACCGAGCTGGCGCTGTGGCAGGCGTTGCGGGACCGCGGTGTCACAGTGGTCGGCTCCACCTCGAAACGAGCCGCCCTCGTGCGGGCCGACCACGTGGTGGTGCTCGTCGCCGGCACGGTGGCCGCCCAGGGCCCCTGGCGTGACCTGGAACAGCACTGGGGCCACCTGGCCGGCTGACCTGCCGGCGGGTCTCGGCCTGCGGCGGCGGGAACGGCGAGTCGGTCACCGCTGCGGGTCGTCTCGCCGCCGTCCTGACGGGACCGATGGCCCGGTCGGCCACGGCGGACGGGTGGTCCGCTTCGCAGGGGCGGTCGGTGTGACGGCGGGCCGAGGCGCGGTCAGGGTGAGGGCGGTGGCGAGACCCCAGAGCGCGGCCACCGCCAGCAGCAGCCGCTCCAGCACCCCGACCAGGGAACCCCGCCCGGCGAACAGCATGGCCAGGCCGACCGCGCCCGCGAGCGGTAGCGCGACGGTGGCCGCGAGGACGGCGATCCGGCGCAGCGGGCGCCGCGCCGTCGGGGCGAGAACGATGGTGATCATCGCGAAGACCACAGCTGCCGTGGCGGCGATGCTGGCCCCGCCGTGCACCAGGTCGGCAACTGTGGCCCGCTCGAACGGCGGCAACGGACAGCCGGCGCTGCAGGTCACCGCCCCGGACAGGAGCGTCGCCAGACCGCTCGCGACGAGCAACCCGGCCGCGACG
Proteins encoded in this region:
- a CDS encoding DUF998 domain-containing protein, which encodes MAERTAARLAAGAAAGCVGVGVAAVTLAVVAGPGPGLTGYVSEAGVVGSGYAWTYRIGVFALATALLLLAAALRSGDRGPRVAAGLLVASGLATLLSGAVTCSAGCPLPPFERATVADLVHGGASIAATAAVVFAMITIVLAPTARRPLRRIAVLAATVALPLAGAVGLAMLFAGRGSLVGVLERLLLAVAALWGLATALTLTAPRPAVTPTAPAKRTTRPPWPTGPSVPSGRRRDDPQR